One genomic segment of Terriglobia bacterium includes these proteins:
- a CDS encoding DUF488 family protein, with protein MPVEIKRAYDQPSLADGQRVLVDRLWPRGLTKAKARIDHWLKDLAPSDELRKWYHASANWALFKKRYFKELSTPEATEALAVLYDLINHHDQVTLIYSSSNLERNNAVALKELLDGTKKPPSSSGPAKAAAASGRVAKRRPSRRS; from the coding sequence ATGCCCGTCGAAATCAAACGCGCCTATGACCAGCCGTCTCTGGCCGACGGCCAGCGCGTCCTGGTGGACCGCTTATGGCCGCGCGGCCTCACCAAAGCGAAGGCGCGCATTGACCACTGGTTGAAAGACCTGGCCCCGTCCGACGAGCTGCGCAAGTGGTACCACGCCAGCGCCAACTGGGCGCTGTTCAAGAAGCGCTACTTCAAGGAACTTTCCACACCGGAAGCCACAGAGGCCCTGGCCGTGCTCTACGACCTGATCAACCATCACGACCAGGTCACGCTGATTTATTCGTCCAGCAACCTGGAACGCAACAACGCTGTCGCCTTGAAAGAACTTCTTGACGGAACCAAGAAGCCGCCATCGAGCAGCGGTCCGGCAAAGGCCGCAGCCGCGTCGGGGCGGGTAGCCAAGCGCCGGCCCAGCAGACGCTCATGA
- a CDS encoding 2-hydroxyacyl-CoA dehydratase family protein — MAEKSTSEYRGSIHQQQKDLMLDWYQRLDHSAETGDPPTVSMMISGNCVELLEGFGAIPLYPEVNALQLAIRHQSLEPILAAEEMGYAGDNCAYVKADIGCMLKGITPTGGRLPKPTLVLCNFVGCNTYVKWFEHVAAFTGAPLYVVDVPFLRGDQPSQADIDYVVRQLKEVVVQLEKLTGRKFDYDRFQQSVAYSSEVEDLWSQIKHLAKNSPSPFDAYFDAITLMGPLYVYRGKREGVEFFRAALNELKQKVQAGEGVYDQERFRVVVEGPPPYPYFRTFRDMFASWKAVAVASTYSTVGGLWEFGFRHDSKTPFESVAMHMLAQNVTNRNYLQRYDQIARYVKEWKADGVIIHFVKSCRLFSAGQGDMRDYFTKQLGVPTLYIESDLEDPRYFAEAQTKNRIDAFFESLEHAKHTAAHAVGA, encoded by the coding sequence ATGGCCGAAAAATCTACAAGCGAATACCGCGGAAGCATTCACCAGCAGCAAAAGGACCTGATGCTGGATTGGTACCAGCGTCTGGACCACTCGGCTGAGACCGGAGACCCGCCCACGGTGTCCATGATGATTTCCGGCAACTGCGTGGAACTGCTGGAAGGCTTTGGCGCGATTCCGCTCTATCCTGAAGTGAACGCGCTGCAGCTGGCCATCCGCCACCAGTCGCTGGAGCCGATTCTTGCGGCCGAGGAGATGGGTTACGCCGGAGACAATTGCGCCTACGTGAAGGCCGATATCGGCTGCATGCTCAAAGGCATCACCCCCACCGGCGGCCGGTTGCCCAAGCCCACGCTGGTGTTGTGCAACTTTGTCGGCTGCAACACCTACGTGAAATGGTTCGAGCACGTGGCCGCATTCACCGGCGCGCCTCTGTACGTTGTGGACGTGCCCTTTCTCCGCGGCGACCAACCTTCGCAGGCAGATATTGACTACGTTGTCCGGCAGCTCAAGGAAGTTGTGGTGCAGCTGGAGAAGCTGACCGGACGCAAGTTCGACTACGACCGCTTCCAGCAGTCGGTGGCCTATTCCAGCGAAGTCGAGGACCTCTGGTCACAGATCAAGCACCTGGCCAAGAATTCCCCGTCGCCATTTGACGCTTACTTCGATGCCATCACCCTGATGGGCCCTTTGTACGTCTACCGCGGCAAGCGTGAAGGCGTGGAGTTCTTCCGCGCGGCGCTCAACGAACTCAAGCAGAAAGTCCAAGCCGGCGAAGGCGTCTATGACCAGGAGCGCTTCCGCGTGGTAGTGGAGGGCCCGCCGCCGTATCCCTACTTCCGCACCTTCCGTGACATGTTTGCCAGTTGGAAGGCGGTTGCTGTGGCGTCCACCTATTCCACCGTCGGCGGGTTGTGGGAGTTCGGGTTCCGGCACGATTCGAAGACTCCTTTCGAATCGGTGGCCATGCATATGCTCGCGCAAAACGTGACGAACCGTAACTATCTGCAACGTTACGACCAGATTGCACGCTACGTGAAGGAATGGAAGGCCGACGGCGTGATCATCCACTTCGTCAAGAGTTGCCGCCTGTTTTCCGCCGGACAGGGAGACATGCGCGACTACTTCACCAAGCAACTGGGCGTTCCCACGTTGTACATAGAGTCCGACCTGGAAGACCCGCGCTATTTTGCCGAAGCGCAAACCAAGAACCGGATTGATGCTTTTTTTGAATCCCTGGAGCACGCCAAGCACACGGCAGCACACGCCGTGGGTGCGTGA
- a CDS encoding MmcQ/YjbR family DNA-binding protein yields MDWVREVCLALPHTTEDVQWEHDLLFRIAGKIYCVANLEPGLGPTKIAFKCTPERFTELVEVEGIIPAPYMARNHWVAMTEVDALRPPEIQELIEYSYRLVLEKLPKRKQAELSGTTPAPSRGKSARRPKPGGTRRSKSRTKTKAKRKARKKKTS; encoded by the coding sequence ATTGACTGGGTGCGCGAAGTCTGCCTGGCGCTTCCGCACACCACGGAAGACGTGCAGTGGGAGCACGACCTGCTGTTCCGCATTGCGGGCAAGATCTATTGCGTCGCCAACCTGGAGCCGGGCCTGGGTCCCACCAAGATTGCCTTCAAGTGCACGCCGGAGAGATTTACAGAACTGGTGGAAGTCGAAGGCATTATTCCTGCGCCCTACATGGCGCGCAACCACTGGGTGGCGATGACCGAGGTGGACGCGCTGCGGCCGCCGGAAATTCAGGAGCTGATCGAATACTCATATCGTCTGGTGCTGGAAAAGCTGCCGAAGCGCAAGCAAGCGGAGTTGAGCGGGACCACGCCTGCGCCGTCGCGTGGAAAGAGCGCGCGCAGGCCCAAACCTGGCGGGACCCGAAGATCGAAATCAAGAACCAAGACAAAGGCGAAACGGAAAGCTAGAAAAAAGAAGACATCGTGA
- the hemE gene encoding uroporphyrinogen decarboxylase: protein MSAPNSRFVRACRCEPVDATPIWLMRQAGRYMAEYRTVRKKHSLLEICKTPALAAEVTITAAEKLDVDAAIIFADLLLPLEVMGLPFHFEAGEGPVIEHPVRTSKDVDKLRTDRAAELGYVAESVRLVADHFGAKLPVIGFCGAPFTLASYMIEGGGSRSYVLTKKMMYNQTATWQKLMRKLVDVLAFYAAEQVAAGADVLQVFDSWVGCLSVEDYRQYVLPFATDLIKRLKATGVPVIYFGTDTATLLPSMKQTGADVMGVDWRFPLEHAWESLDFKGAVQGNLDPVLLFAGQEELRARTRAILRQAGGRPGHIFNLGHGILPETPVENVRALVDFVRELSTQSSAAAGR from the coding sequence ATGTCTGCTCCCAACTCAAGGTTTGTCCGGGCCTGCCGATGCGAGCCGGTGGACGCCACTCCCATCTGGCTGATGCGCCAGGCGGGCCGCTACATGGCTGAATATCGCACGGTGCGCAAAAAGCACTCGCTGCTGGAGATTTGCAAGACGCCTGCGCTGGCCGCTGAAGTCACCATCACCGCCGCGGAGAAGCTGGACGTGGACGCGGCCATCATCTTTGCCGATTTGCTGCTGCCCCTGGAAGTGATGGGGCTGCCGTTTCACTTTGAGGCCGGCGAAGGTCCGGTGATTGAGCATCCGGTGCGCACCAGCAAGGACGTGGACAAGCTGCGGACGGACCGCGCTGCCGAGCTGGGCTACGTGGCTGAATCCGTCCGGCTGGTGGCCGACCATTTTGGGGCGAAGTTGCCGGTGATCGGCTTCTGCGGCGCGCCCTTTACCCTGGCCAGCTACATGATTGAAGGCGGTGGTTCGCGCAGCTACGTCCTTACCAAGAAGATGATGTACAACCAGACCGCAACCTGGCAGAAGCTCATGCGCAAACTGGTGGACGTTCTGGCCTTTTATGCAGCCGAGCAGGTCGCCGCCGGAGCTGATGTGCTGCAGGTCTTTGACAGCTGGGTGGGCTGCCTGAGCGTGGAAGATTATCGCCAGTACGTGCTGCCCTTCGCCACCGATCTGATCAAGCGGCTCAAAGCGACCGGCGTGCCGGTCATCTACTTCGGCACGGACACGGCCACGCTTCTGCCGTCCATGAAGCAGACCGGCGCTGACGTGATGGGCGTGGATTGGCGCTTCCCTCTGGAACACGCATGGGAGAGCCTGGATTTTAAGGGCGCCGTGCAGGGCAACCTTGATCCGGTCTTGCTCTTTGCCGGACAAGAGGAACTGCGAGCGCGAACGCGCGCCATCCTTCGCCAGGCGGGCGGCCGTCCTGGACACATCTTTAACCTGGGGCACGGAATTCTGCCGGAAACTCCGGTGGAGAACGTCCGCGCGCTGGTGGATTTTGTTAGAGAATTGAGCACGCAGAGTTCTGCTGCGGCAGGACGCTAG
- the hemG gene encoding protoporphyrinogen oxidase, whose amino-acid sequence MKRVAIIGGGIAGLSAAYYLEQARRRGAQVSWTLFEKSSRLGGVIKTELSEGLVLEAGPDSFLTMKPDGAQFCRDLGLGDQLISSNDFQRKTYILVKGRLVAIPDGLEFMVPTRVLPMATTPLFSFATKLRMAKEWWSGPSGEKPHWGDPHADESVADFVRRHFGPEMVDRVAEPLLAGVYGGNADKMSVRAVLPRFVEMEREAGSLVRASMNARKARAQSGGPSGAASTGAQPLFTSLRNGMQQMVDAAVAALPQSSVRLGQEVTVVRPMNDDWHVEYENSRERFQEVLLAVPASSAAGILRQCHPALMEGLARIQYSSSAAVLLAYDQAELPPGFGFLVPRTEGRKMLACTFVHKKFSFRAPERSALLRCFISSARVPDLLSFSDDQLLAMVRKELKDILGLSEQPRLTRVFRWQQALPQYETGHLERVEAMEKILEDIPGLRIIGNSFHGIGIPDCIRSGREAATAAVA is encoded by the coding sequence ATGAAACGAGTGGCCATCATCGGCGGCGGCATTGCAGGGTTGAGTGCAGCGTATTACCTGGAACAAGCGCGCCGCCGCGGCGCCCAGGTCTCCTGGACCCTGTTTGAAAAGTCTTCACGCCTGGGCGGAGTGATCAAGACCGAACTGAGCGAGGGACTTGTCCTGGAAGCCGGGCCCGATTCCTTTCTCACCATGAAGCCCGATGGCGCCCAGTTTTGCCGCGATCTTGGCCTGGGTGATCAGCTCATCAGCTCCAATGATTTTCAACGCAAAACCTACATCCTGGTAAAGGGCCGCCTGGTGGCCATCCCTGACGGACTGGAATTCATGGTGCCGACGCGCGTGTTGCCCATGGCCACCACGCCGCTTTTTTCTTTTGCCACCAAATTGCGGATGGCCAAGGAGTGGTGGTCGGGGCCAAGCGGAGAGAAACCGCACTGGGGCGACCCGCATGCGGACGAATCGGTAGCGGACTTTGTGCGCCGCCATTTTGGCCCGGAGATGGTGGACCGGGTAGCCGAACCGCTGCTGGCCGGCGTCTACGGCGGCAACGCTGACAAAATGAGCGTCCGCGCGGTGCTGCCGCGATTCGTTGAGATGGAGCGCGAAGCCGGCAGCCTGGTGCGGGCCTCGATGAACGCCCGCAAGGCGCGCGCGCAGAGCGGCGGCCCGTCCGGCGCTGCGTCCACAGGCGCGCAGCCGTTGTTCACTTCGCTGCGCAACGGCATGCAGCAGATGGTGGACGCGGCAGTCGCCGCGTTGCCGCAATCGTCCGTCCGCCTGGGGCAGGAGGTAACGGTCGTCCGTCCCATGAATGATGACTGGCACGTTGAGTATGAAAACAGTCGCGAGCGATTTCAGGAAGTCCTGCTGGCGGTGCCCGCGTCTTCGGCTGCGGGAATTCTGCGGCAATGCCATCCCGCGCTGATGGAAGGGCTGGCGCGAATCCAGTATTCCTCTTCCGCCGCCGTGCTCCTGGCATACGACCAGGCGGAACTGCCGCCGGGCTTCGGGTTCCTGGTGCCGCGCACGGAAGGCCGCAAGATGCTGGCGTGCACGTTTGTGCACAAGAAATTTTCTTTTCGCGCGCCGGAACGCTCCGCGCTGCTGCGCTGCTTTATTTCCAGCGCGCGCGTGCCGGACCTGCTCAGCTTCAGCGACGACCAGTTGCTGGCCATGGTCCGCAAAGAACTCAAAGACATTCTGGGACTCAGCGAGCAACCGCGCCTCACCCGCGTTTTCCGCTGGCAGCAGGCCTTGCCGCAATATGAAACCGGGCACCTGGAGCGCGTGGAGGCCATGGAGAAAATCCTGGAAGACATTCCCGGACTGCGGATCATCGGAAACTCATTTCACGGGATCGGCATCCCCGACTGCATTCGTTCCGGAAGAGAGGCGGCTACCGCCGCGGTGGCGTAG
- the hemH gene encoding ferrochelatase has protein sequence MNRSTSAVLLLAHGSPESPADIPEFMNYITGGRPVPDAVIAEVKHRYGLIGKSPLTEITLAQAAALQRETGLPVHVGMRNWRPFIADAVRQIVSDGVERVAAICLAPQNSSTSTGLYRKAMMTEMKPDISVQFVESWHDHPLLVQAFAEKLEAAWRNACQELGAPVPVIFTAHSVPMRTIQAGDPYERQASETARLVGAKVPGLAPELQRFAFQSQGMSGGPWLGPTVETAVLELKRQGHHGVLMAPIGFVCDHVEVLYDVDIGFRQFATELGLKFWRTESLNASPTLIKALAALVASCLAAATQNQVASKPVS, from the coding sequence ATGAACCGATCAACATCCGCAGTCCTGCTGCTTGCTCACGGCAGCCCGGAATCTCCGGCAGATATCCCGGAGTTCATGAACTACATTACCGGCGGGCGTCCCGTGCCTGACGCGGTGATTGCCGAAGTCAAACACCGCTATGGGCTGATCGGCAAATCTCCGCTGACGGAGATCACCCTGGCCCAAGCCGCCGCGCTTCAGCGCGAGACCGGCCTTCCCGTGCACGTAGGCATGCGCAATTGGCGGCCGTTCATCGCCGACGCCGTCCGCCAGATTGTGAGCGACGGCGTGGAACGCGTCGCCGCAATTTGTCTGGCTCCGCAAAATTCTTCCACTAGCACCGGTCTCTATCGCAAAGCCATGATGACTGAGATGAAGCCGGATATCTCCGTGCAGTTTGTCGAGTCCTGGCATGATCATCCTTTGTTGGTTCAGGCCTTTGCGGAAAAGCTGGAAGCGGCGTGGCGGAACGCCTGCCAGGAATTGGGCGCGCCCGTTCCGGTCATCTTTACCGCGCACAGCGTGCCCATGCGTACCATTCAGGCGGGCGATCCCTATGAGCGCCAGGCCAGCGAAACAGCGCGTCTGGTGGGAGCAAAAGTTCCCGGACTCGCTCCCGAGCTGCAGCGCTTCGCTTTTCAAAGCCAGGGGATGTCCGGCGGCCCGTGGCTGGGCCCTACAGTGGAAACCGCGGTGCTCGAGTTGAAGCGGCAAGGGCACCACGGCGTGCTCATGGCGCCCATCGGTTTTGTTTGCGACCACGTTGAAGTTTTGTATGACGTGGACATTGGCTTCCGCCAGTTCGCCACCGAACTAGGTCTCAAATTCTGGCGCACTGAGTCGCTCAACGCATCGCCAACGTTGATCAAGGCATTGGCCGCGCTGGTGGCATCCTGCTTAGCCGCGGCGACGCAAAACCAGGTCGCGTCCAAACCGGTTTCCTAG
- a CDS encoding 2-hydroxyacyl-CoA dehydratase: MEQFERTFDSLYEGMQDLTFAGVRQWKEQHPGAKSVAFFPVYAPMELVHAAGMLPVMLSGAGDRLDIQHADSRFGSFICSIIKTTMEMAMTGHLEPFDGLLFSSICDSARNLCFVVKRNYPQTYVDFLHLPHSTSETSVEFLRAEYRRIITELERLGGAPIQDEALRRSIALYNEQRRLVRQLYELRTQSPHLLRAWESYVLIRSGNLMPVEEHIQVLKQALEQIPTRPGKKRDAIRVVIEGAFCEQPPLELIRLLENAGCDIVEDDLAIAQRWFTEDVPVTGDPVHALAESYVQRSVYSSVRHDFSKPRWEGLAEKVRNTRAEAVIFLIAKFCEPAYFDFVLFKKKVDEMGLPHLLLEFEEKLFTFDRLRTEVETFVESLVFD; encoded by the coding sequence ATGGAACAATTCGAACGAACGTTCGATAGTCTTTATGAGGGGATGCAGGACCTCACTTTTGCCGGCGTGCGGCAATGGAAAGAGCAGCATCCCGGAGCAAAATCCGTAGCGTTCTTTCCCGTCTATGCGCCGATGGAGCTTGTCCACGCCGCGGGCATGCTTCCCGTGATGCTGAGCGGAGCGGGCGACCGGCTGGACATCCAGCACGCCGATTCGCGCTTCGGCTCGTTCATCTGCTCCATCATCAAAACCACCATGGAGATGGCCATGACCGGCCATCTGGAGCCTTTCGACGGCCTGCTTTTCTCTTCCATCTGCGACTCCGCCCGCAATCTCTGCTTCGTGGTCAAGCGCAACTACCCGCAGACGTATGTGGATTTCCTGCATCTGCCGCACAGCACTTCAGAGACCAGCGTGGAGTTCCTCAGAGCCGAATACCGCCGGATCATCACGGAACTGGAGCGGTTGGGCGGAGCTCCGATTCAGGATGAAGCGCTGCGCCGGAGCATCGCGCTCTACAACGAACAGCGTCGCCTGGTGCGGCAACTCTACGAATTGCGCACGCAAAGCCCGCACCTGTTACGGGCGTGGGAATCGTACGTGCTCATCCGCAGCGGCAACCTGATGCCGGTGGAGGAGCACATCCAGGTCCTGAAGCAGGCCCTCGAACAAATTCCAACTCGGCCGGGAAAGAAGCGGGACGCCATCCGCGTGGTCATTGAAGGCGCGTTCTGCGAGCAGCCTCCTCTAGAGCTCATTCGACTGCTGGAAAACGCCGGCTGCGACATTGTGGAAGACGACCTGGCCATAGCGCAGCGCTGGTTCACCGAAGACGTTCCCGTCACGGGCGACCCGGTGCACGCGCTGGCTGAGAGTTACGTGCAGCGTTCGGTCTATTCCTCCGTGCGCCACGATTTTTCCAAGCCGCGCTGGGAAGGCCTGGCGGAGAAGGTCCGCAACACGCGCGCGGAAGCCGTGATCTTCCTGATCGCCAAGTTCTGCGAGCCGGCGTATTTCGATTTTGTGCTCTTCAAGAAGAAAGTTGACGAAATGGGTCTGCCGCACCTGCTGCTGGAGTTCGAAGAAAAGCTGTTCACCTTTGATCGCCTGCGCACGGAAGTGGAGACGTTCGTCGAATCCCTGGTCTTTGATTAA
- a CDS encoding cytochrome c — translation MRQTASILLVALAAALLLAIAGCGKDPATMTDAELGLNAEQSRGRRVYNLYCLSCHPAYSTHGNKGPGLKGMYGKPYLPSGLTATDEHVIQAIMQGRGMMPHFGDSVNQRELQDMIAYLHTL, via the coding sequence TTGAGGCAAACAGCGTCCATCCTTCTTGTAGCGCTTGCGGCGGCATTGCTGCTGGCCATCGCCGGCTGCGGCAAAGATCCCGCAACCATGACGGACGCCGAACTCGGGCTCAACGCCGAGCAGTCCCGCGGGCGGCGCGTCTACAATCTCTACTGCCTCAGTTGCCATCCTGCGTATTCCACCCATGGCAACAAAGGTCCGGGATTGAAGGGGATGTACGGCAAGCCGTACCTGCCCAGCGGCCTCACTGCCACCGACGAGCACGTGATCCAAGCCATCATGCAGGGCCGCGGGATGATGCCGCACTTCGGAGATTCTGTGAATCAGCGGGAATTGCAGGACATGATCGCGTATCTGCACACTCTGTAA
- the lipA gene encoding lipoyl synthase → MASPVELVQIDLAPRRPRAKPEWLKARAPMGDNYHSLKKLARTLDLHTVCESAQCPNIGECWNHKTATFMLLGNLCTRRCGFCAVPKGKPEPLDWDEPRRVAEAVAALGLKHAVITSVNRDDDNEGGARIFAETIREVHRQAPGCQVEVLIPDFQGREDCLQIVIDARPEVLNHNTETVPRLYRAVRSGARYKRTLDLLSNVKRFAPGMVSKTGVMVGIGETMDELLEVFRDLAARKVDILTVGQYLRPSKDHLPITRYYTPDEFAFLKTEAMKMGFKHVESGPLVRSSYHAHEQAESTGLISVASLHPA, encoded by the coding sequence ATGGCCAGCCCGGTAGAACTCGTCCAGATTGACCTTGCGCCGCGGCGTCCGCGCGCCAAGCCCGAGTGGCTCAAGGCCCGCGCTCCCATGGGCGACAACTACCACAGCCTGAAAAAGCTGGCGCGCACGCTCGATCTGCACACGGTCTGCGAATCGGCCCAGTGCCCGAACATTGGCGAGTGCTGGAACCACAAGACCGCCACCTTCATGCTGCTGGGCAATTTGTGTACGCGACGCTGCGGATTTTGCGCCGTCCCCAAAGGCAAACCCGAGCCCTTGGACTGGGACGAGCCGCGCCGCGTAGCGGAAGCCGTGGCCGCGCTGGGCCTGAAGCACGCGGTGATCACCAGCGTGAATCGCGACGACGACAATGAAGGCGGCGCCAGGATTTTTGCTGAGACCATTCGCGAGGTCCACCGCCAGGCCCCCGGCTGCCAGGTGGAAGTGCTCATCCCGGATTTTCAGGGCCGCGAAGACTGCCTGCAGATCGTGATTGACGCCCGGCCGGAAGTGCTCAACCACAACACCGAGACGGTCCCCCGGCTTTATCGCGCTGTCCGCTCCGGCGCGCGCTACAAACGCACGCTCGATCTGCTCAGCAACGTGAAGCGCTTTGCTCCCGGCATGGTTTCAAAAACCGGCGTGATGGTGGGCATCGGCGAAACCATGGATGAGCTGCTGGAGGTTTTCCGTGACTTGGCCGCGCGAAAAGTAGACATTCTCACCGTCGGCCAGTACCTGCGGCCATCAAAAGATCATCTCCCGATTACCCGCTACTACACGCCTGACGAATTCGCCTTCCTGAAGACGGAAGCCATGAAGATGGGCTTCAAGCACGTGGAAAGCGGCCCCTTGGTGCGGTCGTCATACCATGCGCATGAGCAGGCGGAGAGCACGGGGCTTATTTCTGTCGCTTCGCTCCACCCCGCCTAA
- a CDS encoding DUF3891 family protein: MILCPLAPAAPRGKLLSAWDVISETQKREYESCWMITQPSHAALAGDIAAKLSGPRVPKLDAPLRRAIALHDAGWGMPDAQAVQGSRAGRGFKPRSFLHMAVPDFLAAWTQSIEIAKPVSPAGGYMVSRHFWRLAEHRLQSAADSERDRKKLQEFLGAESQRQKKLAGKQERSAEELEALTDLLQFCDLLSLYWCCGAQENVEFPEYFGVKPKLSAEAGGYRMEPALIPGGTEFSVAALRHPATKEISSREFGIKIW, encoded by the coding sequence ATGATTCTCTGCCCTCTGGCGCCGGCAGCTCCCAGAGGGAAGCTTCTCTCCGCCTGGGACGTGATCTCTGAAACCCAGAAGCGCGAGTACGAAAGCTGCTGGATGATCACCCAGCCTTCGCACGCGGCGCTTGCCGGCGACATCGCGGCAAAGCTCAGCGGGCCTCGCGTGCCCAAGCTGGACGCGCCGCTGAGACGGGCCATCGCCTTGCATGATGCCGGATGGGGCATGCCCGACGCGCAGGCCGTTCAGGGAAGCCGCGCGGGGCGGGGGTTCAAACCAAGATCATTCCTGCACATGGCTGTGCCCGACTTTCTGGCGGCGTGGACGCAGTCCATTGAAATCGCCAAACCGGTTTCCCCCGCCGGAGGTTACATGGTGAGCCGCCATTTCTGGCGGCTGGCCGAGCATCGCCTCCAGTCCGCCGCCGACAGCGAAAGAGACCGCAAGAAGCTCCAGGAGTTTCTCGGCGCAGAATCCCAACGCCAGAAGAAGCTCGCCGGCAAGCAGGAGCGTAGCGCAGAAGAGTTAGAAGCATTGACCGACCTGCTGCAGTTTTGCGATTTGCTGTCACTCTACTGGTGTTGCGGCGCGCAAGAGAACGTGGAGTTTCCGGAATACTTCGGTGTGAAGCCCAAGCTCAGCGCAGAAGCGGGCGGCTACCGGATGGAGCCTGCGCTGATACCGGGCGGGACAGAATTCTCCGTGGCTGCGCTACGGCATCCGGCGACGAAAGAGATTTCGTCACGGGAATTTGGGATCAAGATTTGGTAA